AAAGCCGTCTGAAAAAGGCAACCTTGAAGCAGGAGGTCTGTTTAGAAGATCTGGATTATCCTTCCAAAAGAGAACTTGAAAAACCTTTTATGGAGGAGTTGTCCTCCTGCCGCTTCATCGATCAACACAAAAACGTGTTGATTACCGGACCCACGGGTTCCGGGAAATCCTTCCTGGCTTCTGCCTTGGGGCATACGGCTTGCCTGAAAGGCTTTGAAGTTTTGTATAAAAGAGCCACCCAGATTTTTGACAAGCTGCTAGCCGCTCGAGGGGATGGATCCTATGCACGAGTGTTTAGGCAACTGGTTCAACCGGATTTACTCATCATCGATGACTGGGGATTAAAGCCCTTAACACCCCAAGACCGCAGTGATCTCTACGAAATCCTCGAAGAAAGATATCAAAAGGGCGCCCTCATCCTGACTTCCCAGATTCCAGTCAAAGATTGGATCGACACTCTGGGGGATCCGGTCATTGCCGAAGCGATCGTGGACCGACTCTTACACCATTCTCATAAAATCATTCTCAAGGGAGAACAGGGAAGTTATCGAAAAAAAATGGCAGAAAAGAAGGAGGGAAAAACTATAGAAATACA
The nucleotide sequence above comes from Deltaproteobacteria bacterium. Encoded proteins:
- a CDS encoding ATP-binding protein; the encoded protein is MLQTPTKEKMTQMKLYGMGEAFERITGQAMEQKLAYSDYAGLLIEEEWISRENRKLKSRLKKATLKQEVCLEDLDYPSKRELEKPFMEELSSCRFIDQHKNVLITGPTGSGKSFLASALGHTACLKGFEVLYKRATQIFDKLLAARGDGSYARVFRQLVQPDLLIIDDWGLKPLTPQDRSDLYEILEERYQKGALILTSQIPVKDWIDTLGDPVIAEAIVDRLLHHSHKIILKGEQGSYRKKMAEKKEGKTIEIQSPEKNKLHR